DNA sequence from the Thiosulfativibrio zosterae genome:
TGCCAAAGCCACTGGTGGTGGTGTGGTGGATGCAACCTTTAAAGCGATTGAAGCGATGGTCAAGTCGGGCGTGAATTTGGAATTGTATTCTGTGAGTAATGTCACTAACGGCACAGATTCTTTGGGTGAAACCAGCGTGCGCCTTGAAAAGGGTGGTCGTATTGTGAATGGTCAAGGGTCGGATACGGATATTATTACAGCCTCTGCCAAAGCTTATATTAATGCCTTGAATAAATTGGTTGGGGAAGATTTAAAAGCCCATCCTCAGTCATCCGTTTAAGGTTTGTTGTTTTGAAAGAAACTCAGTTCTCAGCGGAATTTTTAGCTAAGTTGGGTGTGCAAGCTTGGCAAGAAAATCCTAACTTTGTCAGCGCGCGCAGTTTAAAAACACCGCCGAAGGTACAAACAGATTATCAAGTGCCTCAGCCATTAGAGATGGTTGAGCCCTTAGATGAATCGGTTGAGCCGGTCGTGGTTGCAGAAACGCCGGCACCAGCACCCATTGCTTCCACGACAGCCATGTCAAGCGTTCAGGTTGAGAAAGTGCCTTTTATTGTAATTGGCGAGGATCTCAGTCGAGTTTGGCAAAACGATGAGTCTTTAGAATGGCAGTTGTGGAAAAACATAGCTGAAGTGTTTGGGTGGGGTGTTGAACAAATACCTTTCTATGACACCCTGCTTTTGAACTCAGAAGATGCCATTATGGCTACTTTGGAAGAAGTCATGGAGATGGAGCTAGACTGGGTTTTGTCAATGGATGCAGAATCTTTGCTTGCTGAGCATTTACAAGAAGGTTTAAGGGTTAAACCCTGCCCCAGTTTATCGACCATGTTGTCCGACCCTTATGCCAAAAAAACTTTCTATCAGCTCATGCTGCAGATGTCGGTTCAGTAGTTCACGGTTTTTATCATGTCTTTTGCTTTCTTACGCCCTATGGATGAATCTGATTTATTGTGGGTGAATGCCGCTGAAATCCAAGCCTATGAGTTTCCCTGGTCGGAAGACGGTTTTTTAAAAGCGCTTGATGACGGTCTGTGTTATGTATTTTGTGATTTAGACGAAGAGCCATTGGGTTATGCTTGTTTTATAACCGTGTTGGATGAGCTGCACTTGTTAAACTTTTGCGTGATTCCAGATTTTCATGGGCAGGGCATTGGCCAGGCGGCCATGCTGGCGTTGTTGGA
Encoded proteins:
- the rimI gene encoding ribosomal protein S18-alanine N-acetyltransferase, yielding MSFAFLRPMDESDLLWVNAAEIQAYEFPWSEDGFLKALDDGLCYVFCDLDEEPLGYACFITVLDELHLLNFCVIPDFHGQGIGQAAMLALLEQFAESKYAVVLLEVRESNDAAIHLYEKIGFKVDGKRPNYYRTQTGREHAILMSYRFEV